A window of the Megalopta genalis isolate 19385.01 chromosome 2, iyMegGena1_principal, whole genome shotgun sequence genome harbors these coding sequences:
- the Ppt1 gene encoding palmitoyl-protein thioesterase 1: MISFGKYTFLLPILLCICAANNVDCYTPVVLWHGMGDSCCFSFSLGSIKKLIEDTLPNVYVYSIRIGNNVMEDVEHSYLGNINEQISEVCDSLSKDEQLKNGYNAVGFSQGAQFLRAVIQRCPNPPVKNFISLGGQHQGVFGLPNCQSLGALCKRIAHAIKYGAYLSYVQDKVIQATYWHDPTQEEEYKRSSILMADINNELVINETYKNNLQKLNTMVLVRFDNDSMVTPRESEWFGFFKPGQDHLIQTLEQTDLYLQDRLGLKALHDSGKIHFLSVPGNHLQFTEKWFVNKVINMYLS; this comes from the exons ATGATTTCATTCGGAAAATATACGTTCTTGTTACCAATTCTCTTGTGCATTTGCGCAGCGAACAATGTTGATTGTTATACTCCAGTTGTTTTATGGCATGGAATGG GCGATAGCTGTTGCTTTTCATTCAGTTTAGGATCGATAAAGAAACTAATCGAAGATACATTACCTAACGTTTATGTTTATTCCATTCGTATAGGGAATAATGTTATGGAG GATGTGGAGCACAGTTATCTTGGAaatataaatgaacaaatatcaGAAGTGTGCGATTCGTTATCGAaggatgaacaattgaaaaatggTTACAATGCTGTTGGGTTCTCACAAGGTGCTCAATTTTT GAGAGCTGTTATTCAAAGGTGTCCTAATCCGCCAGTTAAGAATTTTATTTCTTTGGGTGGTCAGCATCAAGGTGTTTTTGGATTGCCTAACTGTCAGAGTTTAGGGGCTCTCTGCAAGCGCATTGCTCATGCGATTAAATATGGAGCATATTTAAG cTATGTCCAAGATAAAGTTATACAGGCTACCTATTGGCACGATCCTACTCAGGAAGAGGAGTACAAACGTAGCAGTATACTCATGGCTGATATTAACAATGAATTAGTCATTAATGAG ACTTACAAGAATAATCTTCAAAAATTAAATACGATGGTATTGGTAAGATTCGATAACGATAGTATGGTTACACCACGGGAATCCGAATGGTTTGGATTCTTTAAGCCTGGACAAGACCATTTGATTCAAACTTTAGAACAGACCGATTTGTATCTCcag GATCGTTTAGGACTGAAAGCGCTACACGACTCAGGAAAAATTCACTTTCTCTCAGTCCCTGGGAATCATTTACAGT